A DNA window from Mya arenaria isolate MELC-2E11 chromosome 17, ASM2691426v1 contains the following coding sequences:
- the LOC128223738 gene encoding monocarboxylate transporter 14-like, translating into MCLDESRCQRAHQRNMYVLHRWLVCTTALLANLVVLGVMFSMGTLLSDITATFNVSRTDAALVQTVAIVAGLCGGVFIGSLIHKFGERNVAVCLSFILSIGVVISYFATSVPFLMISIGLLGGTSGGGIYIAASAATGRHFHGKQGLFFVSVVNVGSGMGGVIFPYFFNYLTERFGPRGTYLITGGILLNMIPFTLLWNSPITKKLTKPKHEQNVCNDNAIEMESLTSVKSEVKTCYADKDTLCAAFKKLVTDRAFVFFAFGLATAYSCVMVVNVFDALQDSGLSQTNATLGLLLLNISGIIGRILPGTLIQIKYITVLTVPIIACIMIILSQLGITLLSSITTNFLACILAGTAIGMLMSCFGVVTLKLVGIERHANAMGICLSLSGLTNALMGQFGGWIRDKLGYYTIPFLLSASVEVLAIILLSIAQFYRSKYPKRLTDELKDVCAL; encoded by the exons atgTGTCTTGATGAAAG CCGGTGTCAGCGTGCCCATCAACGAAATATGTATGTGTTACACAGATGGCTAGTCTGTACAACTGCACTCCTCGCGAATCTGGTAGTGCTGGGCGTAATGTTCTCGATGGGGACATTATTGTCAGATATCACGGCCACATTTAACGTTTCCCGTACCGATGCTGCACTTGTTCAGACCGTGGCCATCGTTGCTGGTTTGTGTGGTG GCGTCTTTATCGGAAGCTTGATACATAAGTTTGGAGAACGAAACGTTGCGGTTTGTCTTTCCTTCATCTTGTCTATAGGAGTCGTCATCAGCTATTTTGCTACATCAGTACCTTTTCTGATGATATCGATTGGATTACTTGGAG GTACTTCAGGCGGTGGTATTTACATTGCCGCTTCCGCAGCGACCGGTCGGCATTTTCATGGCAAACAAGGACTATTTTTTGTTTCCGTTGTAAATGTTGGATCAGGCATGGGTGGAGTCATTTTCCCATACTTCTTCAATTATTTGAC gGAGAGGTTTGGGCCACGGGGAACATATCTGATTACTGGTGGGATTCTTCTTAATATGATACCATTTACATTGCTATGGAACTCCCCGATTACTAAGAAACTTACGAAGCCAAAACACGAGCAAAACGTGTGCAATGATAATGCTATTGAAATGGAAAGCTTGACATCTGTTAAAAGCGAAGTTAAAACCTGTTATGCTGACAAAGATACGCTTTGCGCAGCCTTTAAGAAACTTGTTACAGACAGAGCTTTTGTTTTCTTTGCCTTCGGGCTTGCAACAGCATACTCATGTGTCATGGTGGTTAACGTGTTCGACGCGCTTCAGGATTCGGGACTATCTCAAACCAATGCTACACTAGGTCTACTTTTATTGAACATATCAGGCATTATTGGACGCATTCTTCCAGGCactttgatacaaataaaatatataacggtGTTGACAGTCCCAATAATTGCATgcataatgataattttatcaCAGCTCGGAATAACTCTACTTAGTAGTATTACTACAAATTTTCTGGCATGCATATTAGCTGGAACAGCAATTGGAATGTTGATGTCTTGCTTTGGTGTGGTCACTTTAAAACTGGTTGGCATTGAACGACACGCAAATGCAATGGGAATATGTTTAAGTCTCTCCGGGTTAACAAATGCACTCATGGGACAATTTGGAG GCTGGATACGAGACAAGTTAGGCTATTATACGATTCCATTTCTACTATCGGCCTCCGTGGAAGTCCTGGCGATCATTCTCCTCTCAATAGCACAGTTTTACAGATCGAAATATCCAAAAAGACTAACTGATGAACTGAAAGATGTCTGTGCATTATAA